Proteins found in one Acidobacteriota bacterium genomic segment:
- a CDS encoding formamidopyrimidine-DNA glycosylase, with product MPELPDIVVYAEHLERRLKGETLREVRLASPFVLRSVEPPLAAIEGRALRGVSRLGKRLVFSFEGEEGDSDQKRDPDGGLFLVMHLMIAGRLRWRASDAPLPIPKKIGLLSLLFDRGTLLFTEVSPKKRAWVRVVSGREALAALDPGGLEPLEASEEAFIARLRSENHTLKRALTDPTLFSGIGNAYSDEILHAAGLSPVALTSRLTNEEAARLFDATRATLVDWTDRLRRETGEKFPEKVTAFREDMAVHGKFGRPCPRCGTSVQRIVYAANETNYCPTCQTGGKLLADRSLSRLLRGDWPKTLEEMEERKREARVP from the coding sequence ATGCCGGAGCTTCCGGACATCGTCGTCTACGCGGAGCACCTCGAGCGCCGCCTGAAGGGCGAAACGCTGCGGGAGGTGCGTCTCGCGAGCCCGTTCGTCCTGCGGTCGGTCGAGCCACCCCTCGCCGCGATCGAGGGCCGTGCGCTTCGAGGAGTCTCACGGCTCGGGAAACGCCTCGTGTTTTCTTTTGAAGGGGAAGAGGGGGATTCGGACCAGAAGCGCGACCCCGACGGTGGTCTTTTCCTCGTCATGCACCTCATGATCGCGGGGCGCCTTCGATGGAGGGCCAGCGACGCCCCTCTTCCCATTCCCAAGAAAATCGGTCTTCTCTCTCTTCTCTTCGACCGCGGAACGCTCCTTTTCACGGAAGTGAGCCCGAAGAAGCGCGCCTGGGTGCGCGTCGTGTCAGGCCGCGAGGCGCTCGCCGCCCTCGATCCCGGCGGGCTCGAGCCTCTCGAAGCCTCGGAGGAGGCGTTCATCGCGCGGCTGCGCTCGGAGAACCACACGCTGAAGCGCGCGCTCACGGACCCGACGCTGTTCTCCGGCATCGGCAACGCCTACTCGGACGAGATCCTCCACGCGGCAGGGCTCTCCCCCGTCGCCCTCACGTCGCGGCTGACGAACGAGGAGGCCGCCCGCCTCTTCGACGCGACGCGGGCGACGCTCGTCGACTGGACGGACCGCCTGAGGCGGGAGACGGGCGAGAAATTTCCGGAGAAGGTCACGGCCTTCCGCGAGGACATGGCCGTCCACGGGAAGTTCGGCAGGCCCTGCCCGCGCTGCGGGACGAGCGTCCAGCGCATCGTCTACGCCGCGAACGAGACGAACTACTGCCCGACGTGCCAGACGGGCGGCAAGCTCCTCGCGGACCGCTCCCTGTCGCGCCTCCTGCGCGGCGACTGGCCGAAGACCCTCGAGGAGATGGAGGAGCGGAAGAGGGAGGCGCGGGTCCCCTGA
- a CDS encoding serine/threonine protein kinase produces MPRCRKAETPSGSSASSRAARETLPPDLLAAGVRRLGHVALLMAGSVLAFAVVERLVVARAGVGAFPGIVPLGQVAIVVVSLGMYAVTRRAGLDPAELLDRALVYEVFVGFLLAAVYHSVPDNPGVLPKGFSSVSVLIMAFPLLVPSTRGKTVLATIATALMDPIGLLVGIALGYRPAPSGAFAIALFFPTAIASVIAIIGSRIVYRLSAQAGKAEELGSYRLVAPLGHGGMGEVWRAEHRMLARDAAIKLVRGRDGGIPKELVTRFEREAKATAGLRSPHTVQLYDFGRSDDGAFYYVMELLDGYTLDTLVERYGALAPERVVSVLRQACRSLTEAHGAGLVHRDIKPGNIFLCRYGGEADFVKVVDFGLVKDVSATGGVNLTQTGLIAGTPAYMPPEMALGKEVDGRADLYALGCVGYFLLTAQTVFDRKTALETLHDHTSTPPVPPSQRVATPIPADLEAVLLDCLAKDPADRPESARVLEERLAATSSAGLWSRADAERWWDRHAPATGAYRPLPTEPEGTRLETPEVRAAAGG; encoded by the coding sequence ATGCCCCGCTGCCGGAAGGCCGAGACCCCGTCCGGGTCGAGCGCGTCCTCGCGCGCCGCGCGCGAGACGCTGCCGCCCGACCTACTCGCCGCGGGCGTGCGGAGGCTCGGCCACGTCGCGCTCCTCATGGCGGGAAGCGTCCTCGCCTTCGCGGTCGTGGAGCGGCTGGTCGTGGCGCGCGCGGGAGTGGGCGCGTTCCCCGGCATCGTGCCCTTGGGTCAGGTCGCCATCGTCGTCGTCTCGCTCGGCATGTACGCGGTGACCCGCCGCGCGGGCCTCGACCCCGCCGAGCTCCTCGACCGCGCGCTCGTCTACGAGGTGTTCGTCGGGTTCCTGCTCGCCGCGGTTTACCACTCCGTGCCGGACAACCCAGGAGTCCTGCCGAAGGGTTTTTCCTCCGTCTCCGTGCTCATCATGGCGTTTCCGCTCCTCGTCCCGTCCACGCGCGGGAAGACGGTCCTCGCGACGATCGCGACCGCGCTCATGGACCCGATCGGGCTCCTCGTCGGGATCGCGCTCGGCTACCGTCCGGCCCCGTCGGGGGCCTTCGCGATCGCGCTGTTCTTCCCGACGGCCATCGCCTCCGTCATCGCGATCATCGGGTCGCGGATCGTCTACCGCCTGTCGGCTCAGGCCGGCAAGGCCGAGGAGCTCGGGAGCTACCGCCTCGTCGCACCGCTCGGACACGGCGGCATGGGCGAGGTCTGGCGCGCGGAGCATCGGATGCTCGCGCGCGACGCCGCGATCAAGCTCGTGCGCGGGCGCGATGGCGGAATCCCGAAGGAGCTCGTGACGCGCTTCGAGCGGGAGGCGAAGGCGACGGCCGGCCTGCGCTCGCCCCACACGGTCCAGCTCTACGACTTCGGCCGCTCGGACGACGGCGCCTTCTACTACGTCATGGAGCTTCTCGACGGGTACACGCTCGACACGCTGGTCGAGCGTTACGGGGCGCTCGCACCCGAGCGGGTCGTGTCCGTCCTCCGGCAGGCGTGCCGCTCGCTCACCGAGGCCCACGGCGCGGGACTCGTGCACCGCGACATCAAGCCCGGCAACATCTTTCTCTGCCGCTACGGGGGCGAGGCGGACTTCGTGAAGGTCGTGGACTTCGGCCTCGTGAAAGACGTGTCCGCGACCGGCGGGGTGAACCTCACGCAGACGGGCCTCATCGCCGGGACGCCGGCCTACATGCCGCCCGAGATGGCCCTCGGCAAGGAGGTGGACGGGCGCGCGGACCTCTACGCGCTGGGCTGCGTCGGCTACTTCCTCCTCACGGCCCAGACGGTGTTCGATCGCAAGACCGCCCTCGAAACGCTGCACGACCACACGTCGACGCCGCCGGTGCCGCCCTCGCAGCGCGTCGCGACGCCGATCCCCGCCGACCTCGAGGCGGTGCTGCTCGACTGTCTCGCGAAGGACCCCGCGGACCGCCCCGAGAGCGCGCGCGTCCTCGAGGAGCGCCTCGCGGCGACGTCTTCGGCGGGCCTCTGGTCCCGGGCGGACGCCGAGCGCTGGTGGGACCGCCACGCACCCGCAACGGGCGCCTACCGGCCGCTCCCGACCGAGCCGGAGGGCACGCGCCTCGAAACGCCGGAAGTCCGCGCCGCCGCGGGGGGTTGA
- a CDS encoding SOS response-associated peptidase — MCGRYWLVTPADVLASRFRVSGERVPLIPRWNAAPGQDLPVVRLDAKTKGARILEPMRWGLVPSWAASPEDAGRPINARAETAAAKPTFREPLRRSRALVPADGFFEWKKGDRGREPFALRLKSRRPFAFAGIFDTWTPRSGPPLRSFAILTTRPNELVEGVHDRMPVILTPEGEDLWLDPDAQDPAALAPLFAPLGAEEMEAFAVSRRVNAPANDDPSVLDAPGPEAPPPPKKGRAPAAQRDLWENGGDDGDEG; from the coding sequence GTGTGCGGCCGCTACTGGCTCGTGACGCCCGCCGACGTCCTCGCGTCGCGCTTCCGCGTGAGCGGCGAGCGCGTCCCGCTGATCCCGCGCTGGAACGCGGCGCCTGGGCAGGACCTGCCCGTCGTGCGCCTCGACGCGAAGACGAAGGGCGCGCGCATCCTCGAGCCGATGCGCTGGGGCCTCGTCCCGTCGTGGGCGGCGAGCCCCGAGGATGCGGGCCGCCCGATCAACGCCCGCGCCGAGACGGCGGCGGCGAAGCCCACGTTCAGGGAACCGCTCCGCCGGAGCCGCGCGCTCGTCCCGGCGGACGGGTTCTTCGAGTGGAAGAAGGGCGACCGCGGCCGCGAGCCGTTCGCGCTGCGCCTGAAGTCGCGCCGCCCGTTCGCGTTCGCGGGGATCTTCGACACGTGGACGCCGCGGAGCGGCCCGCCGCTCAGGTCGTTCGCGATCCTGACGACGCGGCCGAACGAGCTCGTCGAGGGCGTGCACGACCGGATGCCCGTCATCCTCACGCCCGAGGGCGAGGACCTGTGGCTGGACCCGGATGCGCAGGACCCGGCGGCGCTCGCGCCGCTCTTCGCGCCCCTCGGAGCCGAAGAGATGGAGGCGTTCGCCGTGTCGCGGCGCGTCAACGCGCCCGCGAACGACGACCCTTCCGTCCTCGACGCGCCGGGGCCCGAGGCTCCGCCGCCGCCGAAGAAGGGGCGGGCGCCGGCCGCGCAGCGCGACCTCTGGGAGAATGGCGGCGATGACGGCGACGAAGGCTGA